A region of the Falco peregrinus isolate bFalPer1 chromosome 19, bFalPer1.pri, whole genome shotgun sequence genome:
NNNNNNNNNNNNNNNNNNNNNNNNNNNNNNNNNNNNNNNNNNNNNNNNNNNNNNNNNNNNNNNNNNNNNNNNNNNNNNNNNNNNNNNNNNNNNNNNNNNNNNNNNNNNNNNNNNNNNNNNNNNNNNNNNNNNNNNNNNNNNNNNNNNNNNNNNNNNNNNNNNNNNNNNNNNNNNNNNNNNNNNNNNNNNNNNNNNNNNNNNNNNNNNNNNNNNNNNNNNNNNNNNNNNNNNNNNNNNNNNNTGTTCTGCGCCCTTCAACCAAGCGTTCTGGATGAGCGCCCTTCAGTCACGGCAAAAATGTGAAGACGTACAGCAAAGTAAGTGAACTTGCTGATCCGTAACACGTGGGCTACCTGAGAAAAAGTCACCTTGCCACAGACGTAATACATTCCACATAAAAGTTTTTCATTTTCGCTTTAGGATAAGCACTGCAGCACGTTTCAGCGTGGCTACTGCCACCGAACACACAGTTAGCCATTCCCTCGCGACCCACTCTGGTACCTTGCAATGCTGGTGCGGTCTGAGTCTGGGTTTTGGAGAGAGCAGACAAAATACTTTCAGGAGTTATTTCAACTTTGGAGAGAATATTTGCTAATGGGTTGGAAGGAGCAGACTGAGTTCCCATGACAGGAGTCTTCAGGCCGCTAGTAAGAGCTGTTGGGCTGGTCGGGGTTCCTGGAGAAGGTCTCGAGGCGGGACTGACACCTAGGACAGAAGCACACACCACTCACGTAGGCTGCTTCGTTAAGCGAAGCTTTTTTTGGCTCAAGTTTTCCCCAGATACAACTGCAGCAGAGCTCCGAGCATGAGAAAGGAGAGGCTCAGGAAGCCAACAGTCGTGTGTCGGAAAGACCGAGCCAGATCTTTTAAGCAGTAACtcatttgtgtttattttgagACAATTAGGGCTTTCAGAGATTACAAAACAAGACTCTGTTGTTAGCTCCGTTAACCAAACCCCCGGGGCTGGCACTCCTTCAGCACTCACCTGTGTTTTTCATGACAGAAGTTAAACTGCTAAGGATGGAGCTGATCTTTGCCAGGTCCACGTTGGCCAGGTTGGGCAATGCAAGCGCTGGCGACGGAGGGATGGGCGCCGCCGCGCTCACTGCCTTTGGAGCCGGAGGGGTTGGAGGAGTCTGGGCAGGCGTTGTCACCGTCACCGAGGTTGTGCCCACCGCAGCGGTAGACGGCACCGCTTTGGGGATGCTTTCAGTCTTGACGGGTGCTGAAGCTGGAGGagcctgcttctccttcctctcttccactgcaccgagagggggagaagaagaCCAGACCCGTCACTCTGCCCCCCCGAGAACTACACAGGGCACAGGATTTTCAACAGGATCCTCGTCATTAGGTGTGTTAGGTCCGATTCCCACAGGGTATGTAAGAACGTATCGGATGAGCAGTTTGGGAGACGGGAAAACCCGCAGCTAGGTTGGCATTTCCCTGTTTGAGTCAGGGGCCTGGAGCGGGAGACCAAAACCCCGCGGCACCAATCCGTGACCCACCGAGGGCTCTGTGCACCCTCCGCCTCCCAAACAAGACCCCAAAGGGCTGTTTCATCCCCACAGAATTTCTACCAGACACTTTCTCTTGCTGCTCCCGCAGGACGTACCAATAATTTTAGACGTATCGTCCTCCACATCAGACAGCTCCATGTCTTCCACATCCCGATTATCCGTCACAGGCTCTGGAGATACCGTCTTGCGGCTTCCAACCACCGGAGACCGGGAGTTATCCTCCTCCCCCATGCCCTGAAAAGGGGACTCGGAGCCTGTCGGAGACGGGGCATCCATACTCGGAGAAGGAACAGGAGACTCCTCTGGATCAGGAAGTGTTGCTTTCAGCTGGTCTAGCTTTTTCTTTAGATTGCTCACTCGATTAGCGAATGTTTTATAAGCCTAAGAAAGGACGGATATCGGAGTGAGTGTCTTTTATCGGAAGAGTGCATGCGTTAATCACTTCCCTAACGAAGCAGCACACAGCCTTAGAAGACCATTTCTGATTACCTGCAGTGAGAACTCTGCGGTAGGAACTCAGCTTTTCAGTGTGACTTGCAGAGCAACGACCACAAAAAAGGGGGAAGGTAAAACCTTCCACCGACTTAAATCAATTTTCATAAACCCCATTTTCCCGCCACGTTTTCTGACAAATATGCTGCCTGTTCAGTGTTTTTTtggaagggctggggggaggggttgGTTGTGTTTACAATGCTTTACTGAATTCTTTCTTTGTTCATCTAGTTCGCTTATTGATCATCGTTGGCGCAGTTTCCAGAATTTCGGATTAGTTAGACTAACCGTCATTTTGCCCCCGTTTAAAAACCCAGAAGGGCTACGAAATTACAGCAACACACAAGAATTGAGCTTCTGAACCCACGGATTTTTTGTAGcgtcttttttttcttgcccaaCACCTGAACTCCGCTCTCTTTTGACAACACTTGTACCACACTCATAACAAACTTCTTAATTTGGGAGTACAGAGATGCGTTTTCCAGCCTCCGAGATGCTTAGCGAACACAGGCAGACATCGGTCTGTGTGAGGAGGATTGAGGAAGCGCGTACTTACATTTGCTACCACCTTGACTTCCTTATACTGCGCTTCATAAAATATACCGGCGTTCTCCAGGGCTTCGGTGAGAGAGGGGCCATTTTTCACTTGCTTGTCTAAGCCATTTACAAATTCTTCCAGCTTTGAACTTGCTTCTTCAAACTCCTTGGAGAActtctttcctcctgttttaTCTGCAAGGAGATGAATGGAAAATCAGCTCTCGGAAGCATGCCCTTGACAGCAGCAACTGGGAAGTTCAGACAACAGAGACCGCACCGTGCTGCACACTCCCCAGATCACCCCGTCCATCCATCATTatccatataaaaaaaaaaaaaaaaaaaaaaaagaagaggccAAGTCACCAGCAGTCCATATTGTTTATCAACTAGTTATTAGTGATAAGTAAGTTCAAGACAAGGCAGCGTaaaattttactcttttaaAGTAAAGTgtaaatttttcctctttacagGGAGAGTACTTTCATTTTGGAAGGGACAAAAATCCcgagttttatttttccttcgTTACCATATTCCCAGGGCTCCTAACATCCTATCATTGGGGTTCATGACACCCACAAATTACCGCGACTGCGAATGATCATTTCCAAATCACGGATTACAAGCACAGCTAAATCTACCTGCAGTTTTACAATTAAATTTCCTGTTAATACAGCTCAACATAACCCCATTCGTTTGCCCCCAATACTTGCTATTGGACTCGTAATTGGCATTATCAAACTGCAGCCACCGGCAGCTGCCTTAACTTGAAATActaaatctgaaattatttaagGGGCTCTGAAGACGTTAAGAACAATGTAAATTTTAGTGACACAGGAGGgcatgtttaaatatttcaaaagaggTCACTTCGGCTTTGTTTGAGCTCTGTATCTGCAGGTTTCTATGAACAGGTTCAAATTAACAAAGTTTTTAGGCTCCTGCTCGGTGGTTATTAACTGCACTGAAATTTTGGTATTTTACAGACCCAGTCTGACCAGTATTTTACAGACCCAGTTTACTTTTCTAGTTTACATTTCTAGTCTGAGGCTCAACAGAACCAAGGGGCTCCTACAACTGTATTTGTCCCCCTTAATTACGTTGGGTTTTGTATGTTATACACCGTCTTTAccttttaaacatttaagtgTCTCAGTGCTGCAGACGTCCACTCTCATAGTGGaaagctgtttctctttcagttctATCTGGTCTTCCGAGCGCTTGTATAATAGCAATTCTTCAATAAGAGACTGTGGCTGGTGGGGGGGGAaatcaaacaagaaaagcatCCTCATCACATTCCACGGAAGAGAAACCCTGCTGCACAGAGCCAACAGCACAGTCCTGCTTCAGTGACAAACAACTCGCCGGTTCAAGACCATTTCCAAACGAGAGCTAACACAGAAACGAACCGTGCCAGTCTCTGGATTTTTAACCTCAAGTCAAACAGATCGGCAGATCCGGGCTCAGGCAGGGGCTGTAATTCTACAGGACTCCTGGCTGTGATGGTTTGGAGTAGGAACaggccttttttattttcttttgtaaactCCACCAGTGCCCGTGCATTACATTAACACACCACGCTCCTTCAGGCGATCGAATTTAGATAAATTTCTTGCCACCAACTCCTCAGCCACCTTAAAACTACCCCTTCACTGGGACAAGCTGACAAGCTCGGTCAGCACCGTCGGTGACGGCCAGCCTAAGCGCCTGGGGATTTTAAGCAGCTCCCGAGACAGCAAACTGCTTGTGCTGGCTCcggctgagccccacagcaacCTCCTCGGGCTGTGCTGCCATGGGGAGCTAGAAAGGTGCTGGGAACACACCAGCGTGTTGATCtacagctgagcagggctcacacagcatcaaggctgtctctccaacctcTCCCCACCACCAGGCTGGGAGTGGGCAAGaccctgggaggggacacggccaggacagggGACCCAAGGTGGCCAGtgggatattccacaccatacaGCATCTGCTCGGATAGAAAAGCGAAGAgaatggaggaggaaggggggacattcgTTATTTACTCAGTTTACCTTCCAGAACAACCGCTATgcctgaagccctgcttcccgggatGTGGCTGAACATAAACTGCCTTTACCTTGACCCACAAGGCTGTGGGGTTTTCCTTCttatttcccccccccgccccccccgttTTGCTGAGGAGATGAGTGATGgagcggcttggtgggcacccaacccccagccaaggtcaacccaccacactgcCCTCCCGTATGAGGTTACCCCAAATGAAAACTGGTACAGGGGGCCTCTGCACTGCTCCGAATGTTTGCCAGCCGCCTTCCTGTCCCTAACAGCGCGCAGAAGGGGTGGCAGCCCTACCAAAACTCACAGCTGAAACGCCTAGCAGGCGTTATATGCCAAGGAACATAAAGACAGCGAACACTAGAGCTTCCCATCAAGCTTATGCTGCTGGTGGACACAAGCGACACAAAAGCTACAGCCCAAGGATGGAGGTTAGTGCAACAGAGTATTTCCACTCGCAGACTTACTCTGAATTCAGCAACAATCTTGGACTTCAAAGCAGCTTTCGGGTTTGTGGATGCtgttggaataaaaaaaataaataaaaaaaaatttataaagaaCCCAAGGAACTGCAGCCCAACTAAAAGTAAGTCACCGAGATATTTTAAGACAATTCAACGAAAAGACTCGCAGGCTGTTGTCACCCATCACATTTTCCCCTCCACACAGATGTCCCTCAGTGCTCTGGCTTTCCATTAGCTAATCGGGCCACTGCCACGTGCAGCTAGATCGAGACTGAGGTTCAATAAATTATACTATCGcctttcaattaatttttttaacatgctatAAAAATTTACTGTGCATGCCTTTTCCAGCTCTACCTTTGGGAAGACAAGTCCCTGCAAGGGCTGATCCAACAGCCTCATTTGATGAGTTTATACCTCTCCGTAAGGAAGGTAATATTATTTCTTAAGTGCCAGACTTCAGAGCTGACACGCAAAGCCCAGCATTTCCTTCGGACAAGGTCTCCCTTTGGTACCCACTAGGCCTAACCATGCTCTCAACCTTAAAAACCTCTTACACCTCTATTCTGGCAGGGGGAACGAATCCCTCTGTCAAGAGATTAATCCATTGGTTTCTGGACAGAACAGGAGAAACATCTGATAAGAGGCGAAACGCTAAACCCTTCATCCGTGCTGAATATAGCACATTTTTGTTTGGGAAGGCAGCTTGTGATGTTAAGGGCAGTTATAAACGCTTCCAAACTCTTTTGTTAACCTTCTGATCTCAGCACTTGTACGGGTGGGCGCATGCCGCGGCTTACACCTAACGTTCCACCATCTCGCTTTACAGACCATTCAAGGCTTTAGCGGATAATGAGATTAGGAAGATTGGCATATTATAAACGCATTTCCTGCTAGACTGCGCTGCTGGTACTGTCGGATGCCAAAGTTCATTATCTGCACTGCCAGCTTCCAGTTTTCCTTTATCCTAGCACCTAGTTTGCTGCTGAAGGCATGTTCCCGAGCACGAAGGTAGTGTCCACCTCCTGCTGCCAAAGCACACGgttctgtctgtcttctctcCATCTCTCAATAGTCTAACGCCAGTTTCAAAGAGGTTCCACCAGCTCTTTCCTCTACTTTCATAACCTCTTCtcataaagattttttttttttttcttacttcattCCTTTTAAAAGTGGTTCTCTAGCAACAACTCCTTGGTGCTTTACAGATTAAGTCTGTAAGGAGCTTTACAAGCCTGGAAGATGCATGCTGGCTCATGTTTTAGTCCAGGTACTTTGCCCGGTTTGGGCTAGCCTTTCTTCTGTTCCTCAAGAAGGCAATTTCTATATTAGTTCAGAGAGTTCACATTGTTTCCTTACTTTGTGATTTCTTCCACGGCTTATTCGGTTGTTTGTTCAGggtttctttcagctgcttctgagTTTTGAAAGTGGTAcctggaaaacatttcattttttgcagTCTGGCATTATGGGATTCCTTTTAAGAATCTGGTTTTTGGTGCCATACGGTTGCACGGTAAAAGAGTGaacagaaatttgttttaaaatacctagACCAACTTCCTTAGATGAGCTGCTGGATGCCCAAGAGAACCTAAGTTTACTCAGGAATACAGCAACCTGTGGGATggtcttccatttttaaatcaaGTTTCTGTTTGCCCTTACGCTGAGACAAGTTCAAAAATCACAGTCACGGCCagggtaaaaaggaaaaacacgAGGCATCTAGAACTAAAACTGTACCGCTCGGCTCTTTAAGGGAGGCTTTCATGAAATCAGCATTCAACAGGCAAGTAATGCAAGTCGGGAAAATAGCCACAATATCTAATTTACAAGGAATCCGAAATATTGTTTTCaagttacaataaaaataagagatTTCAGAACGTACGCATCAACTTCACTTCTCAACATGCAATGCCCAGCTAAAGCCTTTTCGCATGCCAAAGCCCGCACACCGTGTTTCTCCTGCCATGACGACTGGCTCTCAAAACCACACGTGAGGATTTCCTGAAGCACCTTTAGCTCTCAGCGACGTACCCAAGGAAAGCCGAAACGTGGATCAATTTCCTTCGAGTATTTGAGTATCGGctaatttctggttttttacCTGACTACGCATGTTCCCAGTTAACGTTCGCCGTTTCAGCTTTTAAGGAGAGTTCTTTCCTAAGTACTTGAGAACACTTCACCCTCCAGCTTTGCTTCCAGCCTCTTTCCTCCACCACAAATATTATTAGGAAAACCAGCTTATTGCTAATACAGCCTCAAAGGTAGAGCCAGGGACACAGGCACTCTACCAGGGCACCGTGTTCCCGACTTGTAGGATCACTTTTACCTTCACGTTCTCTTTACTCTCAAGCTGGAACAATTCCAGCTTACGTGAAAGGATTCAGAGCTGTTTTTAGAAAGGCACAAcccccccccactcccaccctGTGAAGCAGGTGGATTCAGTGCTGCTCACATACGACACCTCGCTGCTGTAAAGCCTGCGCTAGGTACAAACGCCGAGAAAACGGATACACACAATAAACTCCTCTCACTCGGCGATTCCAGACGTTTTCTTTAACCTCACGCGTTAAGTTTGTAAGGTAAGAAGTGCAAAGGGCAACTAACTTACTCAGAGCTTCTTTTAGGGCCAAAATGGTTTCCTCGGGGTACACATTCCTGTCCTCCCAGATTTTGAAGATTCTTTCGATAGATTTGGAAACGGATGGATCCCTGAAAAAGAAGAGCGTAGCGGGTTTGCTTTGCCCCCACATTGTAACTTCTTGCAATTCTAGGATAGATAATAAtgtaaataatgtaaataatgaCGTGTTTAAAtcaaaactttaaaagaccCTTCAGACTTGCAAAAGGTCCCAGGGAGACCGAGGCAGCAAGTCCACACTTGGAGTTAGGCAAACACACACTTCTGTATCATAACAGATGAGGACCCTTTTTGGGGTAAAACCAGGAGGTTTCAGAGCAGTACAAACGCCAATAGGATTTTCCCTGAAGCCTTTCTTCAGGGGGGAAAAGAATTTGTTACTCTTCCAAAGCAGCCTTCTAATAATTGTAACGGCTGATGCTTTAAAATTGTTGTAACCTGGGATTTGAGTGGCACGTTGCGGGGATTTCCGTCGCAGGAACCAGTGGAGGACGAGCGTTACAAGAAGCAGAGCGAGTACAGCAGTGACCCGACCCgagctggctttggtgcccAGTAACTCCACGCCACACACACCTCTCCAGCTCTGGGCGACCATGCGAGCCTGAACCCTGCCAACAACCAGAAGCGACTGGCCCAGAGGACTTGAGCTCAGATTAATAAACTCTTAATTGGAAAGCGGAGCTGCCACCACCGCTGCCAGCA
Encoded here:
- the RPRD2 gene encoding regulation of nuclear pre-mRNA domain-containing protein 2 isoform X1, with product MAAGGGGGGRASSSSSSAAASSSSAGALEASLDRKLQAVTNTMESIQGLSSWCLENKRHHSTIVYHWMKWLRRSAFPHRLNLFYLANDVIQNCKRKNAIVFRDTFAEVLPEAASLVKDPSVSKSIERIFKIWEDRNVYPEETILALKEALSTTFKTQKQLKETLNKQPNKPWKKSQTSTNPKAALKSKIVAEFRPQSLIEELLLYKRSEDQIELKEKQLSTMRVDVCSTETLKCLKDKTGGKKFSKEFEEASSKLEEFVNGLDKQVKNGPSLTEALENAGIFYEAQYKEVKVVANAYKTFANRVSNLKKKLDQLKATLPDPEESPVPSPSMDAPSPTGSESPFQGMGEEDNSRSPVVGSRKTVSPEPVTDNRDVEDMELSDVEDDTSKIIVEERKEKQAPPASAPVKTESIPKAVPSTAAVGTTSVTVTTPAQTPPTPPAPKAVSAAAPIPPSPALALPNLANVDLAKISSILSSLTSVMKNTGVSPASRPSPGTPTSPTALTSGLKTPVMGTQSAPSNPLANILSKVEITPESILSALSKTQTQTAPALQGTRVGREGMANCVFGGSSHAETCCSAYPKAKMKNFYVECITSVAR
- the RPRD2 gene encoding regulation of nuclear pre-mRNA domain-containing protein 2 isoform X2; this encodes MAAGGGGGGRASSSSSSAAASSSSAGALEASLDRKLQAVTNTMESIQGLSSWCLENKRHHSTIVYHWMKWLRRSAFPHRLNLFYLANDVIQNCKRKNAIVFRDTFAEVLPEAASLVKDPSVSKSIERIFKIWEDRNVYPEETILALKEALTSTNPKAALKSKIVAEFRPQSLIEELLLYKRSEDQIELKEKQLSTMRVDVCSTETLKCLKDKTGGKKFSKEFEEASSKLEEFVNGLDKQVKNGPSLTEALENAGIFYEAQYKEVKVVANAYKTFANRVSNLKKKLDQLKATLPDPEESPVPSPSMDAPSPTGSESPFQGMGEEDNSRSPVVGSRKTVSPEPVTDNRDVEDMELSDVEDDTSKIIVEERKEKQAPPASAPVKTESIPKAVPSTAAVGTTSVTVTTPAQTPPTPPAPKAVSAAAPIPPSPALALPNLANVDLAKISSILSSLTSVMKNTGVSPASRPSPGTPTSPTALTSGLKTPVMGTQSAPSNPLANILSKVEITPESILSALSKTQTQTAPALQGTRVGREGMANCVFGGSSHAETCCSAYPKAKMKNFYVECITSVAR